A genomic window from Streptomyces sp. MST-110588 includes:
- a CDS encoding phage tail domain-containing protein: MLPLSEWQIDFGGVLIGHKTVVSISDVEGLGAAELRTQDVLNPVDDGAFPGVDLYAPRTVRIEAGIRTAGDPAAALDKLAEIEAVAANPSIRRTAGALAQLRLRWPGRGTKVLFGRIRRAEAVSTSQAIHGWIPLDLEFTALDPRLHDDEVSSVTLPLDISNTTEGFTAPIVAPITTGIATPETRPGWVINDGTTGAWPTIRISGPVTNPRILHVDSGRVLNLDVTLGVGERIDIETRPGTRWVLRNGSGNAASALSGASRLDLFQIPPGRSEIRWTATDYTNTTRLTVSWRSAWTAL; encoded by the coding sequence ATGCTCCCCCTCAGCGAATGGCAGATCGACTTCGGCGGCGTCCTCATCGGCCACAAGACGGTCGTGTCCATCTCCGACGTCGAAGGACTCGGGGCTGCCGAGCTGCGCACGCAGGACGTCCTGAACCCTGTCGACGACGGCGCGTTTCCCGGAGTCGATCTCTACGCGCCGCGCACGGTGCGGATCGAAGCGGGAATCCGGACCGCGGGCGATCCGGCCGCCGCCCTGGACAAGCTCGCCGAGATAGAGGCTGTCGCTGCGAACCCATCGATCCGTCGCACCGCCGGCGCGCTCGCACAACTACGACTGCGCTGGCCTGGACGTGGCACGAAGGTCCTCTTCGGCCGCATTCGACGCGCCGAAGCGGTTTCCACCTCCCAGGCCATCCACGGCTGGATACCCCTGGACCTGGAGTTCACCGCCCTCGACCCGCGCCTGCACGACGACGAGGTGTCCAGCGTCACGCTGCCTCTGGACATCTCCAACACCACCGAAGGTTTCACGGCCCCGATCGTCGCCCCCATCACCACCGGCATCGCCACCCCGGAGACCAGACCGGGCTGGGTGATCAACGACGGCACCACCGGTGCGTGGCCGACCATCCGGATCTCCGGACCGGTCACCAACCCGCGCATCCTGCACGTCGACTCCGGGCGGGTCCTGAACCTCGACGTCACTCTCGGGGTCGGCGAGCGCATCGACATCGAGACCCGGCCCGGCACGCGGTGGGTCCTGCGCAACGGCAGCGGCAACGCCGCCTCGGCCCTATCGGGCGCATCGCGCCTGGACCTCTTCCAGATCCCGCCGGGTCGCAGTGAGATCCGCTGGACGGCCACCGACTACACCAACACCACCCGCCTGACCGTCTCGTGGCGGTCGGCGTGGACTGCCCTGTAA